A single Cyanobacteriota bacterium DNA region contains:
- a CDS encoding ribose 5-phosphate isomerase A has translation MATTTDPAQLMKQQVAKAAVDLVQSGMVVGLGSGSTAALAIQYLGEKLQ, from the coding sequence ATGGCAACAACGACTGATCCGGCACAACTGATGAAGCAACAGGTAGCGAAGGCTGCTGTCGATTTAGTGCAATCGGGCATGGTTGTTGGCCTTGGTTCAGGTTCTACCGCAGCATTGGCAATTCAATACCTAGGAGAAAAGCTGCAA